The proteins below come from a single Onychomys torridus chromosome 18, mOncTor1.1, whole genome shotgun sequence genomic window:
- the LOC118570087 gene encoding low molecular weight phosphotyrosine protein phosphatase-like, translated as MAEVGSKSVLFVCLGNICQSPTAEAVFRKLVTDEIVSNNWRIDSAAISTYEVGNPPDCCGQSCMRKHGIPMNHVAQQITKEDFVCHILLCMDESNLRDLNRSNQVKNCKAKIELLGSYDPQKQLIIEAPYYGNDSDFEVVDQQCLRCCKAFLEKTY; from the coding sequence ATGGCAGAGGTTGGGTCCAAGTCAGTGTTGTTCGTGTGTCTCGGTAACATTTGCCAGTCACCCACTGCAGAAGCAGTTTTCAGAAAATTGGTAACTGATGAAATTGTTTCCAACAATTGGAGGATAGACAGTGCGGCTATATCCACCTATGAAGTGGGAAACCCCCCTGACTGTTGTGGGCAGAGCTGCATGAGAAAACATGGCATCCCCATGAATCACGTTGCACAACAGATTACAAAAGAAGACTTTGTTTGCCACATTCTATTATGTATGGATGAAAGCAACCTGAGAGATTTGAACAGAAGTAATCAAGTTAAAAACTGCAAAGCTAAAATTGAGTTACTTGGGAGCTATGATCCACAGAAACAACTCATTATTGAGGCCCCCTATTATGGCAATGATTCTGACTTCGAAGTGGTGGACCAGCAATGCCTCAGGTGCTGCAAGGCCTTCCTGGAGAAGACTTACTAG